In the genome of Chrysoperla carnea chromosome 5, inChrCarn1.1, whole genome shotgun sequence, the window TTCCATTTATATGTACGCCCACAATCGTTACATTTGTACTTAGTGCCTTTCGAGTGTACAGCCTGATGCCGTTGTAATACATGATCATTGAAAAATGCTTTACCACAAACCCGACATATATATTTACCCTTTTTCTCATGtaattgtaaatgaaattttaacgaatatttacttgtaaaacatttttcacatatCTCACATTTATAGGGCCTTGCGCCCGTGTGCACCGTTTGATGACGTGCCAATTTCGATGAATATCGAAACGCTTTCGGGCATAATTGACATTGATAAGGTTTATTCACATCACTACTATTTGTTGAGTTATTTGTTGGGCTCGATGCTGGTATACTTGGAGAAGAACCACGTATATCATCTTCTTGGTCTATATCATCTTCTAGTTCATCGTCCGATTGTCCCTCTTCACCCATAATGACTTCTGGCTCTAAAACCATATTATTCGATTTATCATCATCATTTTCCCCATCTGAACTATAATCGCTCAATAAAATTTCCGGTTCGAGTATGCTTTCAATTGTGTTCTCATTACTATTCATATGAACTTCTCGAACATGTTCATCGAAATTCTTCTGTGTTCGAAA includes:
- the LOC123300335 gene encoding zinc finger protein 728-like is translated as MDDDSYEIAQTIHALKNNNNIEFFARTESYNKYEAERKRKALNLAESDPMNGLEIECIFAVKSDEDNSNTNNQDDFYESDIEVAQMNPRQCEYCFKTLSSKSKLNRHLKIHTEKRYFDCNICLQVFRTQKNFDEHVREVHMNSNENTIESILEPEILLSDYSSDGENDDDKSNNMVLEPEVIMGEEGQSDDELEDDIDQEDDIRGSSPSIPASSPTNNSTNSSDVNKPYQCQLCPKAFRYSSKLARHQTVHTGARPYKCEICEKCFTTFFNDHVLQRHQAVHSKGTKYKCNDCGRTYKWKNRFIEHKGLCTYTAKVKKPSILFA